Genomic segment of Xanthomonas sp. DAR 35659:
CACCGCCCGGCCCGCGTCGCGGGCCGGCGCGCCGGCGACCGAGACACCCGGCAGCGCCGCCGTCCCGCGGCGCCCGCCAGCGGTGGCGGCCCGCCGCCCGCGTTGCGCAGCACGGCCGCCAGCCGCGGCGACTGCCAACCACACCGCACTTTCCCGATGCGCCGCTAAAGCTTCCCGCGCATTGGCCGTTATCTGCGATAGAACCATTCGTGCGGAGCAACGATGAGCACAGTCACCCTAGGCGAGGATCTCGGCATCGAGACCAGCGCCGACCTGAAACAACGCCTGACCCCGTTCCTGGCGTCGGACGGCGAACTGCGACTGGACGCCGGCGAGGTCCGCCGCATCCACACCGCGTCCGTGCAGGTGCTGTGCGCATTCGTCGACGCCCGCCGCCAGGACGGCAAACGCACCGTCTTCGATGCCTGCAACGACACGTTCCGCGACGCGGCACGCCTACTGGGGGTCAGCGAATCGCTGGGCCTTCCCG
This window contains:
- a CDS encoding STAS domain-containing protein yields the protein MSTVTLGEDLGIETSADLKQRLTPFLASDGELRLDAGEVRRIHTASVQVLCAFVDARRQDGKRTVFDACNDTFRDAARLLGVSESLGLPATPDNLKSVENAA